The following coding sequences are from one Elusimicrobium minutum Pei191 window:
- the hisS gene encoding histidine--tRNA ligase, whose product MTKLVRGFRDIFAPESNNFAELEACARRVFTLAGGTEVRIPTLELKELFIKSTGDTTDIVQKEMYAFEDAGGRVLAMRPEGTPGTVRAYIENNFAQTAPVQKLFYIGNMFRAERPQAGRYREFEQIGMEYIGNPSPAADAEIILMIKDIVTSFGVKNYGVKINSLGCQECRPAYKQELINYLKKDFDTLCEKCKDRLEKNPLRVLDCKIDGARFKENAPKQKLCAACENHFNEVKTFLQGRIDYIIDPSLVRGLDYYTRTVFEFQAGDSAQNAIAGGGRYDSLVKSMGGADMPAVGFAMGVERTIAARGETKDNKQNKIFVVSLDKNCNAKAFEIMSLLRSAGVICDGGLFDKNLKAQMKQADRTKSSFALLLGADEFEKGVVTMRDLSSGEQQEIKFNDILNKVGKIRL is encoded by the coding sequence ATGACAAAATTAGTAAGAGGATTTAGAGATATTTTCGCGCCGGAATCAAATAACTTCGCTGAGCTTGAGGCCTGCGCAAGACGTGTTTTTACGTTAGCGGGCGGTACCGAAGTAAGAATACCAACCTTAGAACTTAAAGAACTTTTTATAAAATCCACGGGCGACACTACGGACATTGTTCAAAAAGAAATGTACGCTTTTGAAGACGCCGGCGGCCGCGTGCTTGCCATGAGGCCCGAAGGCACCCCCGGCACCGTAAGGGCTTATATCGAAAATAATTTCGCCCAAACGGCCCCCGTGCAAAAACTTTTTTATATAGGAAATATGTTCAGGGCGGAAAGGCCCCAGGCCGGACGCTACAGAGAATTTGAGCAAATAGGCATGGAATATATTGGCAACCCCTCCCCCGCGGCCGACGCTGAAATTATTTTAATGATAAAAGATATAGTAACTTCTTTCGGCGTAAAAAATTACGGCGTAAAAATTAATTCTTTGGGGTGCCAAGAGTGCAGACCCGCCTATAAACAGGAATTAATTAACTATTTAAAAAAAGATTTTGATACTCTTTGCGAAAAATGTAAAGACCGTTTGGAAAAAAATCCGCTCCGCGTTTTGGACTGCAAAATTGACGGCGCCAGATTTAAAGAAAACGCGCCAAAACAAAAACTCTGCGCCGCGTGTGAGAATCATTTTAATGAAGTAAAAACATTTTTACAGGGGCGCATTGATTATATTATTGACCCTAGTTTGGTACGCGGACTTGATTATTACACAAGAACGGTGTTTGAATTCCAAGCGGGCGACAGCGCGCAAAACGCTATAGCCGGCGGAGGAAGATATGATAGCCTGGTAAAATCCATGGGCGGCGCGGATATGCCCGCCGTAGGTTTTGCCATGGGCGTTGAACGCACCATAGCTGCGCGAGGCGAGACTAAAGATAATAAACAAAATAAAATTTTTGTTGTTTCTTTAGATAAAAACTGCAACGCCAAAGCTTTTGAAATAATGTCCCTGCTGCGTTCAGCAGGCGTTATATGCGACGGCGGCCTTTTTGACAAAAATTTAAAAGCCCAAATGAAACAGGCGGACAGAACAAAGTCCTCCTTCGCTTTACTCCTTGGGGCTGACGAGTTTGAAAAAGGCGTTGTTACCATGCGCGACCTTTCAAGCGGCGAGCAGCAGGAAATAAAATTTAACGATATATTAAATAAGGTTGGTAAAATAAGATTATGA
- the lipA gene encoding lipoyl synthase, with translation MTNQIPDWLKKLVAASKASLHNGSTACVDKTLEEGKLNTVCHSARCPNRGECFSKGETTIMILGDICTRGCKFCAVNKAKPGPVDLEEPAKIAQAVKQMNIKYVVLTSPTRDDLPDGGAAHFAQVITKIKELNYGVKVEPLIPDFQGRADSLKTVLAAKPSVLAHNIETVPDLYSRVRIGADYGRSLALIKKSKELAPDIFTKSGIMLGLGETDAQLKQTMKDLAAHGCDLLTLGQYLAPSNAHNLVKRYPLPQEYKEWEAYGLSIGFKAIAAGPLVRSSYKAGELYSKAIGLSCCG, from the coding sequence ATGACAAATCAAATCCCGGATTGGTTAAAAAAACTTGTGGCCGCAAGCAAGGCTTCGCTCCATAATGGCAGTACCGCATGCGTTGATAAAACACTTGAAGAAGGCAAGCTTAACACGGTGTGTCATTCCGCCCGCTGCCCCAACAGGGGGGAATGTTTTAGCAAAGGCGAAACAACTATAATGATTCTTGGCGATATTTGCACAAGGGGTTGTAAATTTTGCGCCGTTAATAAAGCTAAACCCGGCCCCGTTGATTTAGAGGAACCAGCCAAAATAGCCCAAGCCGTAAAACAAATGAATATAAAATATGTTGTGCTTACTTCCCCCACGAGAGATGATTTGCCCGACGGCGGCGCCGCGCATTTTGCCCAAGTTATTACAAAAATTAAAGAACTTAATTACGGCGTTAAAGTTGAGCCGCTTATTCCAGATTTTCAAGGAAGGGCGGATTCTTTAAAAACCGTTTTGGCTGCAAAACCTTCCGTTCTTGCCCATAATATTGAAACCGTGCCTGATTTGTATTCCCGAGTAAGAATTGGGGCGGATTACGGCAGGTCGCTTGCTTTAATAAAAAAATCTAAAGAGCTCGCGCCTGATATTTTTACAAAAAGCGGCATTATGCTTGGCCTTGGCGAAACGGACGCCCAGCTTAAGCAAACTATGAAAGATTTAGCTGCTCATGGGTGCGATCTTCTTACCTTAGGGCAGTATCTGGCGCCTTCAAACGCGCATAATTTAGTTAAACGCTATCCTTTGCCGCAGGAGTATAAAGAATGGGAAGCATACGGCCTTAGCATTGGTTTTAAGGCTATAGCGGCGGGACCTTTGGTCAGAAGCTCCTATAAAGCGGGGGAGCTTTATTCTAAAGCTATTGGACTTTCTTGCTGCGGTTAA
- the hypD gene encoding hydrogenase formation protein HypD, giving the protein MIKKLNDLAKRLSRKVNIMEVCGTHTNSIAKNGLKSLLNENINLISGPGCPVCVSADGDIEAAIDLALKKDNIIFTFADMLRVPGRNGSLQEAKASGADVRVIYSPLDAFLETGKTNKTVILLASGFETTAPLIAVCLKKAKEAGFKNFFVFPVLKLINPAITALLSEENKIDGFLLPGHVSLVIGKKPYSFISKKFNKPGVIGGFEAEEIVAALIEIVKQLLEGKAQIQNAYPAIKEEGNQTALKMIEDVFEPYDAVWRGFGVIPSSGLKIKKEFREFDALIKFNIKPCYGGSLNKACKCAEVLKGKISPVKCPLFGKKCAPGKPLGPCMVSSEGACNALYNYEK; this is encoded by the coding sequence ATGATAAAAAAATTAAATGATTTAGCTAAAAGGCTGTCGCGTAAGGTTAACATAATGGAAGTTTGCGGCACGCATACAAACTCAATAGCTAAAAACGGTTTAAAAAGCCTCTTAAATGAAAATATTAATTTAATTTCAGGCCCCGGCTGTCCTGTTTGCGTAAGCGCGGACGGTGATATCGAGGCCGCTATAGATTTAGCCTTAAAAAAGGATAATATAATTTTTACTTTTGCCGATATGCTCCGCGTGCCGGGGCGTAACGGCAGTTTGCAGGAAGCTAAAGCTTCGGGTGCGGATGTCAGAGTTATTTACAGCCCTTTAGACGCTTTTTTGGAAACAGGAAAAACAAATAAAACCGTAATTCTTTTAGCAAGCGGTTTTGAGACGACGGCCCCTTTAATAGCCGTTTGTTTAAAAAAAGCGAAAGAAGCGGGGTTTAAAAACTTTTTTGTTTTTCCCGTTTTAAAACTTATTAACCCCGCCATAACAGCGCTTTTAAGTGAAGAAAATAAAATAGACGGGTTTTTGTTGCCCGGGCATGTCAGTTTGGTTATAGGCAAAAAACCTTACAGTTTTATAAGCAAAAAATTTAATAAACCGGGTGTTATAGGCGGTTTTGAAGCGGAGGAAATTGTTGCCGCTCTTATAGAAATAGTTAAACAGCTTTTAGAAGGCAAAGCCCAAATACAAAATGCCTACCCCGCAATAAAAGAAGAAGGCAACCAAACCGCCCTAAAAATGATAGAGGATGTTTTTGAGCCTTACGACGCGGTTTGGAGGGGATTTGGCGTAATTCCTTCCTCAGGGCTTAAAATAAAAAAAGAATTTAGAGAGTTTGACGCTTTAATAAAATTTAACATTAAACCCTGTTACGGCGGTTCTTTAAATAAAGCATGCAAATGCGCGGAAGTTTTAAAGGGTAAAATAAGCCCCGTAAAATGCCCGCTTTTTGGCAAAAAATGCGCGCCCGGCAAACCTTTAGGGCCGTGTATGGTATCAAGCGAGGGGGCATGCAACGCCTTATACAATTATGAAAAATAA
- a CDS encoding 4-alpha-glucanotransferase has product MEPVLNKRSVGIVMPLFAMRSVADWGVGDFASMKNWINYLASTKTSVLQILPINEMAPQHSCPYNAMTSFAIDPVYICVEEVQDIINSPEAQSFIKTIRPVVDIWQKSERVHYVTIRDAKLKALWNGFGYFLTNEWLKDSDRAKEFKTFLAQHAHWLDNYALFRALKDYFKWQSWTLWPEEFQNADKNALAGFEKDYFKQVLFFKYLQWIAEEQIKQVTSLAASKQMYIFGDIPFGINLDSADVWAERDNFNTAVEVGAPPDQFSTEGQHWGMPGYNWLHMQATGYEYWKRKVGRACELFDIFRLDHFVGFFRTYIYKSQEDRGEFDWLGEDAQAKRGYDFLVAIQEASRGKQSVGEDLGVIPDYVRRIMADLNIPGYKIMRWEQDSGYYRDPAKYPYISIAAVSTHDTETLKGWWESIPLADRADVWEMISGVKTDGIIPFTQEIQEQILRRLMNSGSSIVMLSIQDIVGIADRINTPGTVSNQNWTFRFDAMPENIENIYPAQIQAYKKLITECNR; this is encoded by the coding sequence ATGGAACCGGTTTTAAACAAAAGAAGCGTAGGTATAGTTATGCCTTTGTTTGCCATGCGAAGCGTGGCAGACTGGGGCGTGGGCGATTTTGCTTCAATGAAAAACTGGATAAATTATTTAGCTTCCACAAAAACATCTGTTTTACAAATCCTTCCGATAAACGAAATGGCGCCGCAGCACAGCTGCCCGTATAACGCTATGACTTCTTTTGCTATTGACCCGGTATATATTTGTGTTGAGGAAGTGCAAGATATCATAAACTCACCTGAAGCCCAAAGCTTTATTAAAACAATACGCCCGGTTGTTGATATTTGGCAAAAATCCGAAAGAGTGCATTATGTTACCATACGCGACGCTAAACTAAAAGCGTTGTGGAACGGGTTCGGCTATTTTTTAACTAATGAATGGCTTAAAGACAGCGATAGAGCCAAAGAGTTTAAAACCTTCTTAGCGCAGCATGCCCATTGGCTAGATAACTACGCTTTATTTAGGGCTTTAAAAGATTATTTTAAATGGCAAAGCTGGACTTTATGGCCCGAAGAGTTTCAAAACGCGGACAAAAACGCTTTAGCGGGTTTTGAAAAAGATTATTTTAAACAGGTTTTGTTCTTTAAATATTTACAATGGATAGCTGAGGAACAAATAAAACAGGTTACTTCTTTGGCAGCCTCTAAACAAATGTATATTTTCGGCGATATTCCTTTTGGCATAAACCTTGACAGCGCTGACGTTTGGGCCGAAAGGGATAATTTTAATACCGCCGTTGAAGTGGGCGCGCCGCCGGACCAGTTTTCAACCGAAGGGCAGCACTGGGGCATGCCGGGATATAACTGGCTTCACATGCAGGCCACGGGCTATGAATACTGGAAAAGGAAAGTAGGGCGCGCATGCGAACTTTTTGACATTTTCAGATTAGACCATTTTGTAGGATTTTTTAGAACTTATATTTATAAATCGCAGGAAGACAGGGGCGAGTTTGACTGGCTTGGCGAGGACGCCCAGGCAAAAAGAGGTTACGATTTTCTAGTTGCCATTCAAGAGGCCTCCCGAGGTAAACAGTCAGTAGGCGAGGATTTGGGCGTTATACCAGACTATGTGAGGAGAATAATGGCTGACCTTAATATCCCGGGATATAAAATTATGCGCTGGGAACAGGATAGCGGCTATTACCGCGACCCCGCCAAATACCCTTATATTTCAATAGCCGCTGTTTCAACCCATGATACGGAAACGCTTAAAGGCTGGTGGGAATCAATACCCCTTGCTGACCGCGCGGACGTATGGGAAATGATTTCAGGAGTTAAAACGGATGGAATTATTCCTTTTACGCAAGAAATTCAGGAACAAATTTTAAGAAGACTTATGAACAGCGGCTCCTCGATAGTTATGCTTTCAATACAAGATATTGTGGGCATCGCTGACCGTATTAATACGCCGGGCACCGTTTCTAACCAAAATTGGACGTTCCGTTTCGACGCTATGCCCGAGAATATAGAAAATATATATCCCGCCCAAATACAAGCCTATAAAAAACTTATAACAGAGTGTAACCGCTAG
- a CDS encoding SpoIID/LytB domain-containing protein, with product MRKFILLLLFCIAIPSFAQEALDVLMTQANEKYFTGRSEESYLEYKEISKAHKNKDAYLNAAFIAMELGKPREAVDVMNAARKFFPKDNLIIEFLADAYLADGQFLMAEKLYSLLLDNKDKKDLFYINLGKSQLNMGEEELALLNFTIASKGKALTTYSNYMLGVYYEGKTQPKQAAEFFKKAVDYDAQFLEARVRYAKNLEDIGDVNEAWKQYRMVYMAEKNNENVKKAMDALQPQLTKSEKELLQPKELHAHTKVKPLVSTVGILPVIRVGIGAKSDGSPAEREELAFTPSHSFKIYETKTKKLLASGAAKQTWNARIIAGKPYIVTSENKKILFSESITIKQTGTKTQAPTVILKSVLSGAGMTWASIDDKEYRGEMEVAFNKQRKTLIPINVVNVEEYVFGVLASEMPVAFPTEALKAQAILARTYVLQKKGRHKKWGYDVCDTQHCQVYGGVVMETSTGNAAVEGTMGIVLTYKGKPIEAVFSSNCGGFTQSSKNAGWYAQDYLVPRSDYKNFDFDNLQPYQFKTLLQHPQDAYGNYSKNVSPAAFRWVRVVSEEDIREIIKKQRKDIGRITAIIPSFRAKSGYLSSVKVVGENGSVELNSDSSIKRNLSLGMLRSSYFIVQPIYVKNEVKEFVFFGGGWGHGVGFCQTGSAGRAEAGQKYPQIVAHYYPGTKLEDIRLKK from the coding sequence ATGAGAAAATTTATACTTTTACTTTTATTTTGTATCGCAATTCCTTCTTTCGCACAGGAAGCTTTAGACGTTTTAATGACACAGGCGAACGAAAAATATTTTACCGGCCGAAGCGAAGAATCTTACCTTGAATATAAAGAAATTTCCAAAGCGCACAAAAATAAAGACGCTTATCTTAATGCCGCTTTCATAGCAATGGAGCTGGGCAAACCTAGAGAAGCGGTTGACGTTATGAACGCGGCCAGAAAATTTTTTCCGAAAGATAATCTGATTATTGAATTTTTAGCCGACGCTTATTTGGCGGACGGACAGTTTTTGATGGCGGAGAAACTTTACTCTCTTCTTTTAGATAATAAAGATAAAAAAGATTTATTTTACATCAACTTAGGCAAATCACAGCTTAATATGGGCGAGGAGGAGCTTGCCCTTTTAAACTTTACAATAGCGTCTAAAGGCAAAGCGCTTACCACTTATTCAAACTATATGCTGGGCGTTTATTATGAAGGGAAAACCCAGCCCAAACAAGCGGCCGAGTTTTTCAAAAAAGCGGTTGATTACGACGCGCAATTTTTAGAAGCGAGAGTACGCTACGCAAAAAACCTAGAAGACATAGGCGATGTTAACGAAGCGTGGAAACAATACCGCATGGTTTATATGGCGGAAAAAAATAATGAGAATGTAAAAAAAGCCATGGATGCCTTACAGCCGCAGCTTACAAAAAGCGAAAAAGAGCTTTTGCAGCCAAAGGAACTTCATGCCCACACAAAAGTAAAACCCCTAGTTTCCACTGTAGGCATTTTACCTGTTATAAGAGTTGGCATTGGCGCTAAATCGGACGGCAGCCCCGCAGAGCGTGAAGAGCTGGCCTTTACCCCCAGCCATAGCTTTAAAATTTACGAAACTAAAACAAAAAAACTTTTAGCGAGCGGCGCCGCCAAACAAACATGGAACGCACGCATAATAGCGGGAAAACCCTATATAGTAACTTCCGAAAACAAAAAAATACTTTTTAGCGAAAGTATTACCATAAAACAAACGGGAACTAAAACACAGGCTCCTACGGTAATTTTGAAAAGCGTTCTTTCAGGCGCGGGTATGACATGGGCCAGTATTGACGATAAAGAATACCGGGGCGAAATGGAAGTAGCTTTTAACAAACAAAGAAAAACGCTTATACCGATAAACGTGGTTAATGTTGAGGAATATGTTTTCGGCGTGCTCGCTTCGGAAATGCCCGTGGCCTTTCCCACGGAAGCTTTGAAAGCGCAGGCAATACTTGCAAGAACATATGTTTTACAAAAAAAAGGCAGGCATAAAAAATGGGGTTATGACGTATGCGACACGCAACACTGCCAGGTTTACGGCGGCGTAGTGATGGAAACGTCTACGGGTAACGCCGCTGTTGAAGGAACCATGGGCATAGTTCTTACTTATAAAGGCAAGCCTATAGAAGCCGTGTTTTCCTCAAACTGCGGCGGGTTTACGCAAAGTTCTAAAAACGCGGGCTGGTACGCGCAAGATTATCTGGTGCCTAGAAGCGATTATAAAAATTTTGATTTTGATAATTTGCAGCCTTACCAGTTTAAAACGCTTTTACAACACCCCCAAGACGCTTACGGCAACTATTCTAAAAACGTAAGCCCTGCAGCGTTTAGATGGGTAAGAGTTGTGAGTGAAGAAGATATAAGGGAAATTATAAAAAAACAAAGAAAAGATATCGGCCGCATAACGGCGATAATTCCTTCTTTTAGAGCAAAAAGCGGATATCTGTCATCCGTTAAAGTTGTGGGTGAAAACGGCAGCGTTGAATTAAACTCTGACAGTAGTATAAAAAGGAATTTATCTTTAGGTATGCTTAGGAGTTCCTACTTTATAGTTCAGCCAATATATGTTAAAAATGAAGTAAAAGAATTTGTTTTCTTCGGAGGCGGTTGGGGGCACGGCGTGGGTTTTTGCCAAACAGGCTCGGCCGGGCGCGCCGAAGCGGGGCAAAAATATCCGCAAATAGTAGCGCATTATTACCCCGGCACAAAACTTGAAGATATAAGATTAAAAAAATAA
- a CDS encoding M48 family metallopeptidase, whose amino-acid sequence MAIPKTTYDHIDDNKKRTFIILVLFPITFAVLAYLTILLITPFVNVSDGSINYSAQGSFYTPQAWAMANTYAAYIIPGVLICLGIWVSASLFYGDDIILNSSKAVEVTSQTQRELYNLVDSVAITAGLPTPKIYLIDDNNLNAYATGRKPENASIALTTGLVKRLNRQELEGVIAHEMSHIGNRDTRLMIIVVVGITFFVLLGQIVLRSARHAKKQAALLLFCLGLFFMLYGYLIAPILRFALSRRREYQADATAALITRNPAALASALEKISGNSAVKSLSDMETVSPMCIANPMSGNGGLVSALGGITATHPPIEKRVKALREMDGRI is encoded by the coding sequence ATGGCTATACCAAAAACAACTTATGACCATATAGACGATAACAAAAAAAGAACTTTTATTATTCTTGTTTTGTTTCCCATAACATTCGCTGTTTTGGCGTATTTAACAATTTTGCTTATTACTCCTTTTGTAAATGTTAGTGACGGTTCCATTAACTACAGCGCGCAAGGCAGTTTTTACACTCCCCAGGCATGGGCAATGGCCAATACTTACGCCGCCTATATAATTCCGGGCGTGCTCATTTGTCTTGGCATATGGGTTAGCGCCAGTCTTTTTTACGGTGATGACATAATTTTAAATTCCTCAAAAGCGGTTGAGGTTACAAGCCAAACCCAGCGTGAACTTTATAATCTTGTTGATTCTGTTGCCATTACAGCCGGCTTGCCTACCCCTAAAATATATTTAATTGATGATAATAATCTTAACGCCTATGCCACAGGCAGAAAGCCTGAAAACGCTTCTATAGCATTAACTACGGGCCTTGTTAAAAGGCTTAACAGGCAGGAGCTTGAAGGCGTTATAGCGCATGAAATGTCGCACATCGGCAACCGTGACACAAGGCTTATGATTATAGTTGTTGTAGGCATTACGTTTTTTGTGCTTTTAGGGCAGATTGTATTAAGATCGGCCAGACACGCTAAAAAACAAGCGGCTTTGCTTTTATTTTGTTTGGGATTGTTTTTTATGCTTTACGGTTATTTGATAGCGCCTATTTTACGTTTTGCTTTATCAAGAAGGCGTGAATACCAGGCGGACGCCACGGCCGCTTTAATTACCCGTAATCCCGCGGCTTTAGCAAGCGCGCTTGAAAAAATATCGGGCAACAGCGCCGTAAAAAGCCTTAGCGATATGGAAACGGTTTCCCCAATGTGCATAGCTAACCCCATGTCCGGCAACGGAGGTTTGGTGTCGGCCTTGGGAGGAATAACGGCTACCCACCCGCCTATTGAAAAGCGCGTTAAAGCTTTAAGAGAAATGGACGGACGAATTTAA
- a CDS encoding HypC/HybG/HupF family hydrogenase formation chaperone, with product MCIAAPGKIIKINGENAEVDFGGVSRLVNASLKPEVKKGQYVLVHAGFIMEILDKSDAKERLGLLKETGLI from the coding sequence ATGTGTATAGCGGCGCCCGGCAAAATAATAAAAATAAACGGTGAAAACGCGGAAGTGGATTTCGGCGGAGTGAGCCGTTTGGTTAACGCCAGCCTTAAACCTGAAGTAAAAAAAGGCCAGTATGTGCTTGTCCACGCGGGTTTTATTATGGAAATACTTGATAAATCCGACGCTAAAGAGCGTCTTGGATTACTAAAAGAAACAGGCCTTATATAA
- the aspS gene encoding aspartate--tRNA ligase, whose product MMRTNYCGDINKNYVNSVQVLCGWVNSYRDHGGVLFLDLRDRTGKVQVVVEPTNKDFELASTARTEYVLKVTGLVRLRQTEHINPNNPTGEIEVVAQEVEILNTSIQLPFEPDNSRQINEETRLKYRYIDLRNPVMLHNLTTRHKVAQAARRYFSDNGFIEIETPILTRSTPEGARDYLVPSRVHEGKFYALPQSPQMFKQTLMASGVDRYFQIARAFRDEDLRSDRQPEHTQIDIEMSFVTLADVFAAGEGMIAEVFKAAGEDAPAAPFEQMEYADVMAKYGSDKPDIRYEIDITDIGGIFTNSNFKVVSDALANGGVVRAIKAKYGAKHINRSTCDKLTDLAKASGAKGLVWLKYSDDKFEGPSAKFFTEEELASLQHTLSVEKDDMVFIGADKEKVVSPVMGAIRKELIKLLCLKPNKKWAFLWVKHFPLLEFVPEENRWDAAHNPFTAPLEKDIPLLDTDPGKVKSYQFDLVLNGVELASGSIRNHRRDLQEKILNLMKHSPEQAALRFGMLLNALEAGAPPHGGFGMGLDRLAALLCKEESIREVIAFPKTATAYCPLTESPNVVEDIQLKELHIKIK is encoded by the coding sequence ATGATGAGAACAAATTATTGCGGTGACATAAACAAAAATTATGTTAACAGCGTGCAGGTGTTATGCGGCTGGGTTAACAGTTACCGTGATCACGGCGGGGTATTATTTTTAGATTTAAGGGACAGAACGGGCAAGGTGCAGGTTGTTGTAGAACCTACAAATAAAGATTTTGAGTTAGCCTCAACCGCCAGAACGGAATATGTTCTTAAAGTAACGGGCTTGGTAAGATTAAGACAGACCGAACACATTAACCCTAATAACCCTACAGGTGAAATTGAGGTTGTAGCGCAGGAAGTTGAAATTTTAAATACTTCAATACAGCTGCCTTTCGAACCTGACAATTCCAGGCAAATTAACGAAGAAACCCGCTTAAAATACCGCTATATCGATTTAAGAAACCCTGTTATGCTACACAACCTTACCACACGCCATAAAGTAGCGCAGGCGGCGCGCAGATATTTTTCAGACAACGGTTTTATTGAAATAGAAACCCCTATTTTAACCCGCTCTACACCTGAAGGCGCGAGGGACTATCTTGTTCCTTCAAGAGTGCATGAGGGTAAATTCTATGCTTTACCGCAAAGCCCGCAAATGTTTAAACAAACGCTTATGGCAAGCGGCGTTGACAGATATTTCCAAATAGCCCGCGCTTTCAGAGACGAAGATTTAAGAAGCGACAGACAGCCCGAACATACGCAGATTGATATTGAAATGTCTTTTGTTACTTTGGCCGACGTTTTTGCCGCGGGTGAAGGTATGATAGCTGAGGTTTTTAAAGCTGCTGGGGAAGATGCCCCTGCTGCCCCTTTCGAGCAAATGGAATACGCCGACGTTATGGCAAAGTATGGTTCGGATAAGCCTGATATAAGATATGAAATTGATATAACCGATATCGGCGGAATTTTTACCAACAGCAATTTTAAAGTTGTGTCAGACGCTTTAGCCAACGGCGGCGTTGTAAGGGCAATTAAAGCAAAATACGGAGCTAAGCATATTAACCGCTCAACCTGCGATAAATTGACTGATCTTGCCAAAGCAAGCGGCGCCAAAGGTTTAGTGTGGCTTAAATATTCAGACGATAAATTTGAAGGCCCTTCCGCTAAATTTTTTACGGAAGAAGAACTTGCCTCCTTACAGCATACTCTTAGCGTTGAAAAAGACGATATGGTTTTTATAGGTGCTGATAAAGAGAAGGTTGTTTCACCCGTTATGGGCGCTATAAGAAAAGAACTTATTAAACTTTTATGCCTTAAACCAAATAAAAAATGGGCGTTTTTATGGGTAAAACATTTCCCGCTGCTTGAATTTGTACCGGAAGAAAACAGGTGGGACGCAGCGCATAACCCGTTTACAGCTCCTTTAGAAAAGGATATTCCTTTATTAGATACTGACCCGGGCAAAGTAAAATCCTACCAGTTTGACCTTGTGCTTAACGGTGTTGAGCTTGCTTCAGGCTCAATACGCAACCACAGGCGCGACCTGCAGGAAAAGATTTTGAACCTTATGAAACACAGCCCCGAACAAGCCGCATTACGCTTTGGCATGCTACTTAACGCGCTTGAAGCGGGCGCACCGCCGCACGGCGGGTTCGGTATGGGTTTAGACAGGTTAGCCGCCCTTTTATGCAAAGAAGAATCTATACGAGAAGTAATAGCTTTCCCCAAAACGGCAACAGCATACTGCCCGTTAACGGAAAGTCCTAACGTTGTTGAGGATATCCAGTTAAAAGAGCTTCATATAAAAATAAAATAA
- a CDS encoding type IV pilin protein, protein MSVNSAKKSLSKTNKGFTLIELLVVVLIIGILAAIALPQYTVAVEKARASEAMLNIRSFYDAGQRYFLQTGTYPTTFDVLDIELPCTVISSGSCENKNITYTFGTSSPFIGAHRPGKWFLERNWQTGLYWCAANTTYGPSAKVCKTLTGKSTKHHSHTSAPYDYYLFD, encoded by the coding sequence ATGTCAGTAAACTCCGCAAAAAAATCACTAAGTAAAACAAATAAAGGTTTTACGTTAATTGAATTGTTAGTGGTAGTTTTGATAATAGGCATACTTGCGGCTATTGCTTTGCCGCAATATACCGTAGCGGTTGAAAAGGCCCGCGCCTCCGAAGCTATGCTTAACATTCGTTCTTTTTATGACGCGGGACAAAGATATTTCCTTCAAACGGGAACTTACCCCACAACTTTTGACGTATTAGATATTGAACTTCCGTGCACGGTAATCAGTTCCGGCAGTTGTGAAAATAAAAATATCACATACACCTTTGGTACAAGCAGCCCGTTTATTGGGGCGCACAGGCCGGGAAAATGGTTTCTTGAACGAAACTGGCAAACAGGCCTTTACTGGTGCGCCGCAAACACAACTTACGGACCTTCTGCAAAAGTATGTAAAACATTAACCGGCAAATCAACAAAGCACCACTCGCACACCAGCGCTCCTTATGACTATTACTTGTTTGACTGA
- a CDS encoding RidA family protein → MAKKVITSPLAPKAIGPYSQAVEIGGFVFVSGCLPLDPVTGEIVGGDIKTQTETILKNMENVLKAAKLDFKHVVKSTLFMTDLTSFADLNEVYGRVFKENPPARTTVQVSALPKGALIEIEVIAKK, encoded by the coding sequence ATGGCAAAGAAAGTAATAACATCACCTCTAGCGCCCAAAGCTATAGGGCCTTATTCCCAAGCTGTTGAAATAGGCGGATTTGTGTTCGTGTCCGGCTGCCTGCCTTTAGACCCTGTTACGGGTGAAATCGTTGGCGGGGACATAAAAACCCAGACAGAAACAATTTTAAAAAATATGGAAAATGTGCTTAAGGCCGCTAAACTTGATTTTAAACATGTTGTAAAATCAACCTTATTTATGACAGATCTTACATCTTTCGCGGATTTAAATGAAGTATATGGTAGAGTTTTTAAAGAAAATCCCCCCGCCAGAACCACGGTTCAGGTATCGGCTTTGCCTAAAGGGGCTTTAATTGAAATTGAAGTTATAGCTAAAAAATAA